The proteins below come from a single Cervus elaphus chromosome 4, mCerEla1.1, whole genome shotgun sequence genomic window:
- the LOC122691883 gene encoding 40S ribosomal protein S29: MGHQQLYWSHPRKFGQGSRSCRVCSNRHGLIRKYGLNMCRQCFRQYAKDIGFIKLD, encoded by the coding sequence ATGGGTCACCAGCAGCTCTACTGGAGCCATCCGAGAAAATTCGGCCAGGGTTCTCGCTCTTGCCGGGTCTGCTCAAACCGGCACGGTCTGATCCGGAAATACGGCCTCAATATGTGCCGCCAGTGTTTCCGCCAGTATGCAAAGGACATCGGCTTCATTAAGTTGGACTAA